The following proteins are co-located in the Microbacterium sp. SORGH_AS_0888 genome:
- a CDS encoding GNAT family N-acetyltransferase, whose product MPLETPSVRVRSADLTGPDGASVSRLVEAYLIQTELEKATRTGETGTIARLPERYRREVEDPACAYEGATVYLAELGDAPIGVVVVQRSPTTCEIKRVWVDPSARGLRVGSALMDAALEGGELPVRLTVWEWREDAIRLYRRRGFVPVPSWEQRPGLVCMELARQG is encoded by the coding sequence ATGCCGCTCGAAACGCCCAGCGTCCGTGTCCGTTCGGCGGATCTGACGGGTCCTGACGGCGCCTCCGTCAGCCGTCTGGTCGAGGCGTATCTGATTCAGACCGAGCTCGAGAAGGCCACGCGGACGGGGGAGACCGGCACCATCGCTCGCCTGCCCGAGCGCTATCGCCGCGAGGTGGAGGATCCCGCGTGCGCCTACGAGGGCGCCACGGTCTATCTGGCCGAGCTCGGCGATGCGCCGATCGGAGTCGTCGTCGTCCAGCGGAGCCCGACGACGTGCGAGATCAAGCGCGTCTGGGTCGATCCGAGCGCGCGAGGCCTCCGGGTCGGCTCCGCGCTGATGGACGCGGCGCTCGAAGGAGGCGAGCTTCCCGTGCGACTGACCGTATGGGAGTGGCGGGAGGACGCGATTCGCCTGTATCGCCGCCGCGGCTTCGTTCCGGTCCCCTCGTGGGAACAACGGCCCGGTCTCGTCTGCATGGAGCTGGCCCGGCAGGGATGA
- a CDS encoding nucleoside hydrolase, with translation MPDRQRIILDTDIGYLNDDSIALAVLLGSEDVDLLGVAVVAGNFDHDQEVVDGLSMLERLGRTEVPLWRGAVQPLVHERGPYEERGWGRFATFPELDYPLGRPPAIDAAPLRAAAALQVAAREHPGEVTVLAIGPLTNLAIAFALDPELPALLRRVVIMGGSAVSFAGGAGNVTPTAEFNFWVDPEAAAAVLRAPVEKLLVPLNATRQVGYTADFHRAATSGDGGSARMLRERMAGFFDEGTDDRSVANFSHYGLTDSTAVIAALRPELFDIRRMTVQIDLSHGPAYGTSYLYRPGDLDEAKVANADGVWDAFVQPHRLVGGVSSPFEVDVALFCDADAVRAECLTRLAGV, from the coding sequence ATGCCCGACCGGCAGCGCATCATCCTCGACACCGACATCGGTTACCTCAACGACGACAGCATCGCGCTCGCCGTGCTCCTGGGGAGCGAGGACGTCGATCTGCTCGGAGTGGCCGTCGTCGCCGGCAACTTCGATCACGACCAGGAGGTCGTCGACGGCCTGAGCATGCTCGAACGACTGGGGCGCACCGAGGTTCCGCTGTGGCGCGGCGCGGTGCAGCCGCTCGTCCATGAGCGCGGCCCCTACGAAGAGCGCGGGTGGGGACGTTTCGCCACGTTCCCGGAGCTCGACTATCCGCTGGGCCGGCCGCCGGCGATCGACGCCGCGCCGCTGCGTGCCGCCGCCGCGCTCCAGGTCGCGGCGCGGGAGCACCCGGGCGAGGTCACGGTCCTCGCCATCGGCCCCCTCACCAATCTCGCGATCGCGTTCGCCCTCGATCCCGAGCTGCCCGCCCTGCTCCGCCGGGTCGTGATCATGGGAGGCTCCGCCGTCAGCTTCGCGGGCGGAGCCGGGAACGTGACCCCGACCGCGGAGTTCAACTTCTGGGTCGATCCGGAAGCAGCGGCCGCCGTCCTTCGTGCGCCGGTGGAGAAGCTGCTGGTGCCGCTGAACGCGACCCGTCAGGTGGGCTACACCGCCGACTTCCACCGTGCTGCGACGAGCGGTGACGGTGGCAGTGCCCGGATGCTCCGCGAACGCATGGCCGGGTTCTTCGACGAGGGCACCGACGATCGCTCGGTGGCGAACTTCTCCCACTACGGCCTGACGGACTCGACCGCGGTGATCGCCGCCCTCCGGCCCGAGCTGTTCGACATCCGGCGCATGACCGTCCAGATCGACCTGAGTCACGGACCCGCATACGGCACCAGCTACCTCTACCGGCCCGGCGATCTGGACGAGGCCAAGGTCGCCAACGCCGACGGCGTCTGGGACGCGTTCGTCCAGCCGCATCGGCTCGTCGGCGGCGTCTCATCGCCGTTCGAGGTCGATGTCGCGCTGTTCTGCGACGCCGACGCGGTGCGCGCGGAGTGTCTCACGAGGCTTGCGGGCGTGTAG
- a CDS encoding zinc-binding dehydrogenase — translation MKATLVREFGAGFVTEDVQLSAPTGREVLVDVKASGLCHTDLTASRNDIGYEPPMLLGHEVAGVVSAIGPEVTEFAIGDHVVGCLVQSCGHCEACLTGRTFQCLHPEQTLRVATDAPRITDAAGRTVTQAFGLGGFAQQALIHENQLVKVSDAIPFPQAALLGCGVVTGAGAVINTANTKPGDAVVIIGAGGVGLNAINGAVTAGATTIIAVDVADDKLAKARRFGATHTVNSTKVDAVAEVLAITGIGADSAFDFVGLPAVTASGLEMIRPGGGLYLIGILDPTATLPLLTIGLIGSQKRIEGVYMGSTTPKHDIPLYADLYLQGRFNLDDLMSRQIALDGVDAGYEMLKDPDVTRVVITSGLS, via the coding sequence ATGAAAGCCACACTTGTCCGTGAATTCGGCGCCGGCTTCGTCACCGAAGACGTGCAGCTGTCCGCTCCGACCGGTCGGGAGGTGCTCGTCGACGTCAAAGCGTCCGGCCTCTGTCACACCGACCTCACCGCGTCGCGCAACGACATCGGCTACGAGCCGCCGATGCTGCTGGGACACGAGGTCGCGGGCGTGGTCTCGGCGATCGGCCCCGAGGTCACCGAGTTCGCGATCGGCGATCACGTCGTCGGATGTCTCGTGCAGTCGTGCGGCCACTGCGAGGCCTGCCTCACGGGGCGCACGTTCCAGTGCCTTCACCCGGAGCAGACGTTGCGGGTGGCGACGGACGCCCCGCGGATCACGGATGCCGCAGGCCGAACGGTGACGCAGGCCTTCGGCCTCGGCGGCTTCGCGCAGCAGGCCCTCATCCACGAGAACCAGCTCGTGAAGGTGAGCGACGCGATCCCCTTCCCCCAGGCCGCACTCCTCGGCTGCGGCGTCGTCACCGGCGCCGGCGCCGTCATCAACACCGCCAACACGAAGCCGGGAGACGCGGTCGTCATCATCGGAGCCGGCGGAGTCGGCCTCAACGCGATCAACGGTGCGGTCACCGCCGGAGCGACGACGATCATCGCGGTCGACGTCGCCGACGACAAGCTCGCGAAGGCGCGGCGCTTCGGCGCGACCCACACCGTGAACTCGACGAAGGTCGACGCCGTCGCGGAGGTGCTGGCGATCACCGGCATCGGCGCCGACTCCGCGTTCGACTTCGTCGGCCTCCCGGCGGTCACCGCGAGCGGACTCGAGATGATCCGCCCGGGCGGCGGGCTCTACCTCATCGGGATCCTCGATCCGACGGCGACCCTTCCCCTGCTCACGATCGGCCTGATCGGCAGCCAGAAGCGCATCGAGGGCGTCTACATGGGTTCCACGACGCCGAAGCACGACATCCCGCTCTACGCGGACCTGTATCTGCAGGGGCGTTTCAACCTCGACGACCTCATGTCGCGTCAGATCGCCCTCGACGGCGTCGACGCAGGCTACGAGATGCTCAAGGATCCCGACGTCACACGCGTCGTGATCACCTCCGGGCTGAGCTGA
- a CDS encoding TetR/AcrR family transcriptional regulator, whose product MSGEATPTEILRRALETSSDPRVGRTRTAIAEAVHELSRRGEDVTVAALARTAGISRASFYSHYASLDELALALQREAFATISDLYAQESGDPPTAMRVAQQRLVAHFAESRGLSAAIAGLPVSKEMHLGGIRALAAVIERSLAEHPDIPVGLEIAPTARYIAGAAYGLIDAWLTGELEMTDDALVDHLTRLLPPWLSGLE is encoded by the coding sequence GTGAGCGGCGAAGCCACCCCGACAGAGATCCTTCGACGGGCGCTCGAGACCTCGAGCGACCCGCGCGTCGGGCGCACCCGCACGGCGATCGCGGAGGCGGTGCACGAGCTCAGCCGGCGCGGAGAGGATGTCACGGTCGCCGCGCTCGCTCGCACCGCGGGCATCAGCCGGGCGAGCTTCTACAGCCACTACGCCAGCCTCGACGAGCTCGCCCTGGCTCTCCAACGCGAAGCGTTCGCGACCATCAGCGACCTTTACGCGCAGGAGAGCGGCGACCCCCCGACCGCGATGCGCGTCGCACAGCAGCGCCTCGTCGCGCACTTCGCGGAGAGCCGCGGTCTCAGCGCCGCCATCGCGGGGCTTCCCGTCTCCAAGGAGATGCACCTCGGAGGTATCCGCGCTCTGGCCGCGGTCATCGAGCGCTCGCTCGCGGAGCATCCGGACATCCCGGTCGGCCTCGAGATCGCCCCCACGGCCCGTTACATCGCCGGCGCCGCCTACGGCCTGATAGACGCGTGGCTGACGGGCGAGCTCGAGATGACCGACGACGCGCTCGTGGATCACCTGACGCGGCTGCTGCCGCCCTGGCTCAGCGGGCTCGAGTGA
- a CDS encoding LysR family transcriptional regulator encodes MHTDVDLRLLASFLTVVTEGTVSAAAARLNLSQPAVSRQIRELERRLGVRLFDRTPTRLTLTAAARRVLPWARDVVERANVFAASVDRLANARSPYFRVACPEATVRGVIAPFVADTGTPIFHTSLSVASAVYEKVLRREVDFAVNTLPPPVTLASAPAATGFLSVFSSRDDPLTAGPAVGIDDLRGRSLILLTASSGLRRTIDHELWPIRDDIEVVAEPESSDLAIAIAAAGNGICVDLVGPTFGGRQRPLLRADGSRPFLQLYAAWEHDHFAAAEIAGIAQTMAQWDRDRHAADGLRDSSGG; translated from the coding sequence GTGCATACTGACGTCGACCTCCGCCTCCTCGCGAGCTTCCTGACGGTCGTGACGGAGGGGACCGTGAGCGCGGCGGCAGCACGCCTGAACCTCAGCCAGCCCGCGGTGTCCCGCCAGATCCGAGAGCTCGAACGACGACTCGGGGTCCGCCTGTTCGATCGCACCCCGACGCGGCTCACGCTCACGGCAGCCGCGCGTCGCGTCCTCCCCTGGGCCCGCGACGTGGTCGAACGGGCGAACGTGTTCGCCGCTTCGGTCGATCGGCTCGCGAACGCCCGATCGCCGTACTTCCGGGTCGCGTGCCCCGAGGCGACCGTGCGCGGCGTGATCGCGCCGTTCGTGGCAGACACCGGAACCCCGATCTTCCACACCTCTCTCAGCGTGGCGTCCGCGGTCTACGAGAAGGTCCTGCGGCGCGAGGTCGATTTCGCCGTGAACACCCTCCCTCCCCCGGTCACCCTCGCCTCGGCGCCCGCGGCCACGGGCTTCCTCTCCGTCTTCTCCTCGCGGGACGACCCGCTCACGGCGGGGCCGGCCGTCGGCATCGACGACCTCCGCGGGAGATCGCTCATCCTGCTCACGGCGAGCTCGGGGCTCCGGCGGACGATCGATCACGAGCTCTGGCCGATCCGCGACGACATCGAGGTCGTCGCCGAGCCCGAGTCATCCGATCTCGCGATCGCGATCGCGGCCGCCGGCAACGGCATCTGCGTCGATCTCGTCGGCCCGACTTTCGGGGGCCGACAACGTCCCCTCCTGCGCGCGGACGGGAGCCGCCCGTTCCTCCAGCTCTACGCCGCCTGGGAGCACGACCACTTCGCGGCCGCCGAGATCGCGGGCATCGCACAGACCATGGCGCAGTGGGACCGAGACAGGCACGCGGCAGACGGTCTTCGGGACTCCTCTGGCGGATGA
- a CDS encoding MFS transporter, which produces MSRLPDEQFLAWGWRIPFLFSAVLVVVALLIRLSLEETETFVAMKRAKLVAKAPILDVFRIAPVAVFLGIGASAMGIAIAYFTNTFALAWTTTSLDVPRPIMLNVLLVIAILQFLVQPIAAFVGHKVGMTRVMVVALGLGLVTTLPTYLLIATANPVWIAVGLALSTLFGAAYFALLAGFLASAFPPQVRYSGLSISYQLSATVVGGATPLIAQSLLAAFGGAVWGVAAYQSLLILITLVCVVALSAHIRRHESELTNTISVVRGHDEGADLTTRGSDA; this is translated from the coding sequence GTGAGCCGGCTGCCCGACGAGCAGTTCCTGGCGTGGGGCTGGCGCATCCCCTTCCTGTTCTCGGCCGTCCTCGTCGTCGTCGCGCTGCTGATCAGGCTGTCGCTCGAGGAGACGGAGACGTTCGTGGCGATGAAGCGGGCCAAGCTCGTCGCGAAGGCTCCCATCCTCGACGTGTTCAGGATCGCGCCGGTCGCGGTCTTCCTCGGCATCGGCGCGAGCGCCATGGGGATCGCCATCGCCTACTTCACGAACACCTTCGCGCTCGCCTGGACGACGACGTCCCTCGACGTGCCGCGTCCGATCATGCTCAACGTGCTGCTGGTCATCGCGATCCTGCAGTTCCTCGTCCAGCCGATCGCGGCGTTCGTCGGCCACAAGGTCGGCATGACCAGGGTCATGGTCGTCGCGCTCGGACTCGGGCTCGTCACGACACTGCCCACCTACCTGTTGATCGCCACGGCGAACCCCGTGTGGATCGCCGTCGGGCTCGCGCTCTCGACGCTCTTCGGCGCCGCCTACTTCGCGCTCCTCGCCGGCTTCCTCGCCAGCGCGTTCCCGCCGCAGGTCCGCTACTCCGGGCTGTCGATCTCGTATCAGCTCTCCGCGACCGTCGTCGGAGGCGCGACCCCGCTCATCGCCCAGTCGCTGCTCGCGGCGTTCGGCGGCGCGGTGTGGGGCGTCGCCGCCTATCAGAGCCTCTTGATCCTGATCACTCTCGTGTGCGTCGTCGCGCTGTCGGCGCATATCCGACGCCATGAGAGCGAGCTGACGAACACGATCTCCGTGGTTCGAGGGCACGATGAGGGAGCCGACCTCACGACGCGGGGCTCCGATGCGTGA
- a CDS encoding amidohydrolase: MREQDVVVVRAARVFSPGAPDAEAIAMAGGRVLATGGSAELLERFRTKRLVDVGDRTIVPGFNDAHAHFADTVHGHREIDVSAARVPDVAALLSDLRGAAAGVADWVMASGYDDASSGPLDRDMIDAVIPEKPVLVRHVSSHWAVLNTAAMRALDISEDEADIPGGTYGRDLRGRLTGHVYERALLARYVSRDTDALTPIPLAEPGALLDLYEQTAREWNAHGITSACDAFVGPRQLAMHTAAKRAGVRRIRVNMLLAAERYDDLRSLGLGTEMGDEWLRIAGIKAFVDGAIGGRTCLVSEPFCGTHDHGMEVSSVDELAALVTAVHDDGNRLAVHANGDAAIRRLLDAFEAAQARNPLPTRHRIEHCSIVDRDIIARIARLGVMVTPFARYASFYGQRLERWYGSARTERMFAHRSFLDAGVTVGASTDHPASPLSPLGALQSMVTRAGVDGVTVGGSQAITVEEALAVYTIGSARTTGEAGVKGRLEPGYLADFAVLDRDPRVVPPEEIASVNVVATYVGGEPVFEAA; this comes from the coding sequence ATGCGTGAGCAGGATGTCGTCGTCGTTCGGGCGGCGCGGGTGTTCTCGCCCGGCGCCCCCGATGCCGAGGCGATCGCCATGGCGGGCGGGCGGGTTCTGGCGACGGGCGGCTCGGCGGAGCTCCTCGAGCGCTTCCGGACGAAGCGGCTCGTGGATGTCGGAGACCGGACCATCGTGCCGGGATTCAACGATGCGCACGCGCACTTCGCCGACACCGTCCACGGGCACCGGGAGATCGATGTGTCGGCGGCACGGGTCCCGGATGTCGCCGCGCTGCTGAGCGATCTGCGAGGGGCCGCCGCGGGCGTCGCCGACTGGGTGATGGCGTCGGGGTACGACGATGCGTCGAGCGGCCCGCTCGACCGGGACATGATCGACGCGGTGATCCCCGAGAAGCCGGTCTTGGTGCGTCACGTCTCGAGCCACTGGGCGGTGCTGAACACCGCCGCGATGCGGGCTCTCGACATCTCGGAGGATGAGGCCGACATCCCCGGCGGCACCTACGGGCGCGACCTGCGCGGCCGGCTCACCGGGCACGTCTACGAACGTGCCCTGCTGGCGCGGTACGTGAGCCGTGACACGGACGCGTTGACGCCCATCCCGCTCGCGGAGCCGGGTGCGCTTCTGGATCTCTACGAGCAGACGGCCCGGGAGTGGAACGCGCACGGGATCACCTCCGCGTGCGATGCGTTCGTCGGTCCCCGGCAGCTCGCTATGCACACGGCCGCGAAGCGGGCGGGAGTGCGACGGATCCGCGTGAACATGCTGCTCGCGGCGGAGCGCTACGACGATCTCCGCTCGCTGGGGCTCGGCACGGAGATGGGGGACGAATGGCTGCGGATCGCGGGGATCAAGGCATTCGTCGACGGCGCGATCGGGGGTCGGACGTGTCTGGTCTCCGAGCCGTTCTGCGGTACGCACGACCACGGGATGGAGGTCTCGTCCGTCGATGAGCTCGCAGCTCTCGTCACCGCTGTGCACGACGACGGCAACCGGTTGGCGGTCCACGCGAACGGGGATGCGGCCATCCGACGGCTGCTCGATGCGTTCGAGGCCGCCCAGGCGCGCAATCCGCTGCCGACGCGCCACCGGATCGAGCACTGCAGCATCGTCGACCGCGACATCATCGCGCGGATCGCTCGGCTGGGCGTCATGGTCACACCCTTCGCGCGTTACGCGAGCTTCTACGGACAGCGGCTGGAGCGGTGGTACGGGAGCGCGCGCACGGAGCGGATGTTCGCGCATCGGTCCTTCCTCGACGCGGGCGTGACCGTGGGCGCCTCGACCGATCACCCTGCGAGTCCGCTCTCCCCGCTCGGCGCGCTGCAGTCCATGGTGACCAGAGCCGGCGTCGATGGCGTGACCGTGGGCGGGAGCCAGGCGATCACGGTGGAGGAGGCGCTCGCCGTCTACACGATCGGCTCGGCGCGGACGACCGGCGAGGCCGGAGTGAAGGGGCGCCTCGAACCCGGCTATCTCGCCGACTTCGCGGTCCTCGATCGTGATCCGCGGGTTGTGCCCCCGGAGGAGATCGCGAGCGTGAACGTCGTGGCCACCTACGTCGGCGGCGAACCCGTGTTCGAGGCGGCGTGA
- a CDS encoding SMP-30/gluconolactonase/LRE family protein, with translation MNGANGSNSFAEGLRWHEGELWYSDMRTRRVVSVRDGDRQERAFIHGTPSGLGWLSDGTLLVSSMLDSVVVSVRDGVKRVHADLRGLVVGPINDLLVDAADRAYVGAMGFDPVYGGLAPEHLGPSSIGVTTSSNPLLLIRPDGTHEPVGDDLAAPNGMALLEGGRVLVVAETLREQLTAFDVLPDGTLTGKRVWARTDGPPDGICAGADGTVWAALLMSGAFARIAEGGTVVERIDAQGVAVDCVVDGDEGDVLHGSVVRGPMRLWEDGVVAGQLDSWRIGRPRPRTL, from the coding sequence ATGAATGGCGCGAACGGTTCGAACAGCTTCGCCGAAGGTCTCCGCTGGCACGAGGGCGAGCTCTGGTACTCGGACATGCGCACCCGCAGGGTCGTCTCCGTCCGCGACGGCGACCGGCAGGAGCGCGCGTTCATTCACGGCACGCCGTCCGGGCTGGGATGGCTGAGCGACGGCACGCTGTTGGTGTCCTCGATGCTGGACTCCGTCGTGGTGTCCGTGCGAGACGGCGTCAAGCGGGTGCACGCCGACCTGCGCGGCCTTGTCGTGGGCCCCATCAACGACCTTCTCGTCGACGCAGCCGATCGCGCCTACGTCGGTGCGATGGGGTTCGACCCCGTCTACGGCGGCCTCGCCCCCGAGCATCTCGGGCCATCGAGCATCGGGGTGACGACGTCGTCCAACCCGCTGCTGCTGATCCGTCCCGACGGGACCCACGAACCGGTCGGCGACGACCTCGCCGCCCCGAACGGCATGGCGCTCCTGGAGGGTGGTCGCGTGCTCGTGGTCGCGGAGACGCTGCGTGAGCAGCTCACCGCGTTCGACGTCCTCCCCGACGGCACTCTCACCGGCAAGCGGGTCTGGGCACGCACGGACGGACCGCCGGACGGGATCTGCGCCGGCGCCGACGGAACGGTGTGGGCGGCTCTGCTCATGTCCGGGGCGTTCGCCCGTATCGCAGAGGGCGGCACGGTCGTCGAACGCATCGACGCCCAGGGGGTCGCGGTCGACTGCGTCGTCGACGGGGACGAGGGGGACGTGCTGCACGGCTCCGTCGTGCGCGGACCGATGAGGCTGTGGGAAGACGGCGTCGTCGCCGGCCAGCTCGACAGCTGGCGCATCGGACGGCCACGCCCGCGGACGCTCTGA
- a CDS encoding acetate--CoA ligase family protein yields the protein MRYAPSIIRRTLSPSAVALVGASDRSPFAVRLFENLTLRGYAGELVLINARRDVVFGRPAYPRLVDAPSVDVAIISLPREAVEEAVDDAISAGVAGIVLMAVGFRDSGEPEWIRAERRIARKARSAGVILVGPNGLGAVFAPARLGALGAPVTWDMSRDGRIALAMQSGALLDSAVRCLVDMDAPVAYAVSTGNATGTSLGEWAQILIALDDVAVVGLLIEELGTDWSDLAAAAAAAAEAGKQLVVMKMGRSAAGRAVAASHTGSMSGEYEVFRAGLEQIGAAEATSYGAFLGALALRARFGEAGAAGLAVLSPTGGTNGIVADLAQELGACVRPPAPVTDAQIRDLPDFTGLTNPLDLNARWSFTPEGERAGVDLLLGDATIGAALFGVPLLPSDDFLPMLEQIARICEAATRHGKPVILTEVGYGAVSTGLREMLETSPAAIRIPSARDALEAFVLWTKQCPVPPAALDEPAESGRQWSSEEALKRTLRGLLAGEQRITVPSSRLLPRPWDAALSAEDVASPAYLKVVAPEVMHKSKLGLMAGPVSGAAAVAAGSHLAERVDELGIEAEGLLIEESAPAGKDIIVGLTRQPFGLAVMLAEGGVQVEQTGRPLFAMLPAPEGRIRELAAAVLGREPDDAAVAAVERVADALKTLAVEHDLTSVECNPVRVTPNGEVWILDALATVTRAEPSATESDPMQAEEAVTA from the coding sequence GTGCGATACGCACCCTCGATCATCCGCAGAACCCTCTCTCCGTCCGCCGTCGCCCTCGTCGGCGCAAGTGATCGCTCGCCCTTCGCGGTGCGGCTGTTCGAGAATCTCACGCTGCGGGGCTACGCGGGAGAGCTCGTGCTCATCAACGCGCGACGCGACGTCGTGTTCGGCCGCCCGGCATACCCGCGTCTGGTCGACGCGCCGAGCGTGGATGTCGCGATCATCTCCCTCCCCCGCGAAGCGGTGGAGGAGGCGGTCGATGACGCCATCTCCGCCGGGGTCGCCGGAATCGTGCTGATGGCCGTCGGCTTCCGCGACAGCGGCGAACCGGAGTGGATCCGAGCAGAGCGACGCATCGCCCGCAAAGCGCGCAGCGCCGGGGTGATCCTCGTCGGCCCGAACGGACTGGGCGCCGTCTTCGCTCCCGCTCGCCTGGGGGCGCTGGGGGCACCGGTCACGTGGGACATGTCCCGCGACGGCCGGATCGCCCTGGCGATGCAGTCCGGCGCCCTGCTGGACAGCGCGGTGCGGTGCCTCGTGGACATGGATGCGCCGGTCGCCTACGCCGTCTCGACCGGTAACGCGACGGGCACGAGTCTCGGCGAGTGGGCGCAGATCCTGATCGCCCTCGACGACGTCGCGGTCGTGGGCCTGCTCATCGAGGAACTCGGCACCGACTGGTCGGACCTCGCGGCGGCCGCCGCCGCGGCGGCGGAGGCCGGCAAGCAGCTCGTCGTCATGAAGATGGGGCGGAGCGCGGCCGGGCGTGCGGTCGCAGCCAGCCACACCGGTTCGATGTCGGGCGAGTACGAGGTCTTCCGCGCCGGTCTCGAGCAGATCGGCGCGGCCGAGGCGACCAGCTACGGTGCGTTCCTGGGGGCGCTGGCGCTGCGCGCGCGGTTCGGCGAGGCCGGAGCGGCCGGACTGGCCGTCCTGTCCCCCACGGGCGGAACCAACGGCATCGTCGCGGACCTGGCACAAGAGCTCGGAGCCTGCGTCCGGCCGCCGGCGCCGGTCACGGACGCGCAGATCCGCGACCTCCCCGATTTCACGGGATTGACCAATCCGCTCGACCTCAACGCACGATGGTCGTTCACCCCGGAAGGCGAACGTGCCGGAGTGGACCTGCTGCTGGGCGATGCGACGATCGGGGCCGCACTCTTCGGGGTGCCGCTGCTCCCCAGTGACGACTTCCTTCCGATGCTCGAGCAGATCGCGCGGATCTGCGAGGCGGCCACCCGCCACGGCAAGCCGGTCATCCTCACGGAGGTCGGGTACGGCGCGGTCTCGACGGGCCTGCGAGAGATGCTCGAGACGAGTCCCGCGGCGATCCGCATCCCCTCGGCGCGGGACGCGCTGGAGGCGTTCGTCCTGTGGACGAAGCAGTGTCCCGTCCCGCCCGCGGCGCTCGACGAACCGGCGGAGAGCGGACGACAGTGGTCGAGCGAGGAGGCCCTGAAGCGGACCCTGCGTGGACTCCTCGCAGGAGAGCAGCGCATCACCGTGCCGAGCTCGCGCTTGCTCCCCCGGCCGTGGGACGCGGCGCTGAGTGCAGAGGATGTCGCCTCTCCCGCCTACCTCAAGGTCGTCGCTCCGGAGGTGATGCACAAGAGCAAGCTCGGCCTCATGGCGGGTCCGGTGTCGGGCGCCGCGGCCGTCGCCGCCGGTTCGCACCTCGCCGAGCGGGTCGATGAGCTCGGCATCGAGGCAGAGGGCCTGCTGATAGAGGAGTCCGCCCCGGCGGGCAAGGACATCATCGTCGGCCTGACCCGCCAGCCCTTCGGCCTGGCCGTCATGCTCGCCGAGGGTGGCGTGCAGGTGGAGCAGACGGGCCGACCGCTGTTCGCGATGCTCCCGGCACCCGAGGGCCGGATCCGCGAGCTCGCGGCGGCCGTGCTCGGCCGCGAACCCGACGATGCAGCCGTCGCGGCGGTCGAGCGTGTCGCCGACGCGCTGAAGACACTCGCCGTGGAGCACGACCTGACATCCGTGGAGTGCAACCCGGTGCGCGTCACACCGAACGGCGAGGTGTGGATTCTGGACGCTCTGGCGACCGTCACACGGGCGGAGCCGAGCGCGACGGAGAGCGATCCGATGCAGGCGGAGGAAGCGGTGACGGCATGA
- a CDS encoding enoyl-CoA hydratase/isomerase family protein: MTEQEWSIDVAELGLTDVVRDPRGIATARKGHVAVLLLDRPHRGNAFDTAMISALEEAWSMFAADPGVRSVVLASSTARLFATGRDVTELAGLALPSPRETHAHDFAITARRAGVWLPVVAAVEGLVMGAGLHFVLDSDLVVASSSAQFGDSHVNIGLAAGIEVVGLTERVGLGDALYLTLLGKDARMDAAWAQRAGLVQEVVADGDAVSRALSLAERIAANSPAAVARTLQAGWETVSNPAGARAFAWQLIQRQLLHPDAVEGPAAWVEKRTPRWQ; this comes from the coding sequence GTGACAGAGCAGGAATGGTCGATCGACGTGGCGGAGCTCGGGCTCACGGACGTCGTTCGGGATCCTCGCGGCATCGCAACGGCGCGCAAGGGGCACGTCGCCGTGCTCCTTCTGGACCGTCCGCACCGGGGCAACGCCTTCGATACGGCGATGATCTCAGCTCTCGAGGAGGCGTGGAGCATGTTCGCCGCCGACCCGGGGGTGCGAAGCGTCGTGCTGGCGTCCTCCACCGCACGGCTGTTCGCGACGGGACGCGATGTCACGGAGCTCGCGGGGCTGGCGTTGCCGTCGCCGCGGGAGACCCATGCGCACGATTTCGCCATCACGGCGCGGCGCGCCGGGGTCTGGCTCCCCGTCGTCGCCGCCGTCGAAGGGCTCGTGATGGGGGCCGGTCTGCACTTCGTGCTGGACTCCGACCTCGTGGTCGCCTCGTCCTCCGCCCAGTTCGGCGACTCCCACGTGAACATCGGCCTCGCCGCGGGCATCGAGGTGGTGGGCCTCACCGAGCGGGTCGGCCTGGGTGATGCCCTCTATCTGACTCTCCTCGGAAAGGATGCGCGGATGGACGCCGCCTGGGCTCAGCGTGCCGGTCTGGTCCAGGAGGTGGTCGCCGACGGCGACGCGGTCTCTCGCGCTCTCTCGCTGGCCGAGCGCATCGCCGCGAACTCTCCGGCCGCGGTGGCCCGCACGCTGCAGGCGGGGTGGGAGACTGTGTCGAACCCGGCGGGGGCGCGCGCGTTCGCCTGGCAGCTCATCCAGCGTCAGCTGCTGCATCCCGATGCCGTCGAGGGCCCGGCCGCCTGGGTCGAGAAGCGTACGCCGCGCTGGCAGTGA